The window TTTTCATGCAGTTTAGAACCCGGAATGGTAAAAGTAATAAGTTCGGTACCATCAGCCTCCTTTATAACCTTAATACGTGAGCAGTGGATAGAAGAGGTATAGGCGCCGGTATCTATTTTTACATCAACGTTGTGTAAGCCTAAGTCCGGCAAATCTACGATATCTGTTCGGCCAATAATACGAAGGTCTTTAGGAGAAGCTTTTTTTTTCATGCTGAGGGGGAATTCGGTTGCCACCTTAAGCCCTTAGGATACTTGTCAGCTTTAACGACAGATCGAGCAGGGCAATTTTAGGATTGGCGTTCCGCTCAAAATAATACAAAGTTTGGTTTAGCAGATCGGCCATTTGCTGCACTTTTAATGGTGTTGCCACTTTACTGAAACGCTCGGCAAAAGCCAGCTCTTCGGATTGCAGCCGCACCAGATCACCGCTTGCATATGGATAAACTAGTGTTTCGCGCAAAAGGTTGAGGCCGGTGAGCAGCAGGTTCCGCTGGGAGTCTCGCCCCATCTTACCCATATCGTCAGAAAAACTTACCAGCTTGCTGTATTGTCGCTCGTAGCAAAGGCGCATCCAGTCGCGGAAAAGGGCAAAACTTTCGTCGGTAGCTTCTGTGGCCAGCCGAAGCGCCTCCTGCAGGTTTCCTGCTGCAAGCCTGGCAACGGCCTCGGCTTTCTCGATGGGCAGCTCATGCTGCTGGTTTAGGATACGGGCAACTTCGCTATCGCTAAACGACCTGATCTTTACAATCTGGGTTCTGGAGAGAATGGTAGCCAGCAGCTTTTCAGTATCGTTGGTTACCAGGATAAAAATGGTTTTGGCTGGTGGCTCTTCCAGAATTTTCAGAATACCATTGGCAGCAGAGGGGTGCATATACTCAGGTAGCCAGATAAACATAATCTTATAGGGGCCCTCATAGCTCTTGAGGGTAAGGCTGCCTATGATGTTGCGGCTCTCTTCTTTGCTGATGTTTACCTGCTTGTCTTCGCCACCGTAAAGATGCCGCCATTCACTTAGGGAGCCATAGGGACTCTGCCCCAGGAACTGCCGCCATTCGGTAATAAAGCTTTTGCTTACTGCATGATCACCCTTAACCGTGCTGGTAGAAGAAACAGGAAATACCCAGTGCACATCGGGGTGCTGGAACTTAGCCATTTTCTGGCACGAAGGGCAAGTGCCACAGGCATCGCGGATAGCAGTATCGGCTGTCTTTGCGGGAGCAACTTCGGGAGTACCGCCAAACAGACTTGCCTCGGCGGCAGCGGCAGGTTCGGAGCTCTTTCGCCTGCTGGTGCACTGCAGGTAGGTAGCAAAAGCCAGGGCAATGGCCAGGTTTGCAGATCCTGTGGGGCCAACAAACAAAAGCGCATGTGCCAGGTGGTTGGCCTGCACCGAATTGATCAAATGCTCCTTTACTTCCTCCAGTCCGGTTATATCAGCAAAACGCATGCAGTAAATATAGATTACAAATTAGATAGTATGACCCAGGAGGCTGGCAATTTAAAAAGGCTGGAACTGACTGAATCTCCACCAGTAGTTTATTTTTCCAGCTGCCCCACAATTAGCACATTAATCAATTAGCACACCTGCCTGCTGGCAGGCAGGTTAGCACATTACCCTTTCTTCTCCCACACCCGGTATTGTGCTGTCTGTTCATAAACATGCTGCAAAACGGCCCGTTCGGTTTCGTCCAGGTTTAGATCGCGCCTTTCCAGTACAAGGGCGGCCGTTTCCATGGCGGCTTCAAATTTATAGGTAGTAAAGCCATTGGCACCGCCCCAGGAATAGCTCGGGATAAAGTTACGTGGAAAGCCATCGCCAAAGATGTTGGCGCTTACGCCTACCACTGTGCCGGTGTTAAACATGGTATTGATGCCGCATTTGCTGTGATCGCCCATAATGAGGCCACAGAACTGCAGGCCGGTATCTAAAAAGCCGCCTTTCTGATAGCTCCATACCTTCACGTTGGCATAGTTGTTCTTGAGATTTGAGTTATTGGTATCGGCACCCAGGTTGCACCATTCGCCCAGTACGCTGTTGCCCAAAAAACCCTCATGGCCTTTGTTGCTGTAGCCCAGTATCACAGAATTGCTTACTTCACCACCAACTTTAGAAAAAGGACCAATGGTGATATCTCCCCGCATCTTACCTCCAACATTCACGTTCGAGTGTTCACAGAGCGCAAAAGGACCTTTGATGATAGCGCCTTCGTGTACCTGGGCATGCTTACCTATATAGATAGGACCATCTTCGGCATTCAGTACGGCTGCTCTTATTTTTGCCCCTTCTTCAACAAAAATATTTTCTTCGTTATAAGTGCGGGTGTGTACATCGTTAATGCCGGCAGAGGAGCGGCCCCTGGTTACCAGTGCAAAATCCTGCCGCAACTGCTCGCCGTTAAATCTGAAAATATGCCAGGGATGCTGGATAAGGGTTAGAGATTCCTGCCACTCCAGCTCCTGAACCGGAACGTAAGCGTCGTTTTTATAGAGATCTGTTACATGAGCGCTGCCTCTGAAAGCCAGCATTGTACCATGCTGCACCAGGCACTGGCCCGGCTCCAGCAACTGAATTTTGCTGACCAGTGCCGGGGTTGGACAAATAGCCCCGTTTACCATAAGGTTATCGGCTGCTTTTACCAGGCTGAACTTCTGTTGCAGATAGTCTTCGGTAAGATGGCTGACTGTTGCATCGGGCAGCAGGTGCTGCCATTTTTCTGCCAGTGTTAAGATGCCGCACCTTAGGGCAGCAATGGGGCGGGTAAAAGTAAGAGGCAGTAGTTGCCGGCGTAGTGTTGTCTCGTCGAAAAGAATCAGGTTCATAGAGGCAAAATTAAAACAAATGCATACAGCAGGGTAGCAAACTTATTCTATAAACTTATACAAAACAAAAAAGCCTTCTGTTTGGAACAGAAGGCTTCTAAAAGGTCTATAGCAAGGGCTAATGCAAGCCAGGCTATTACTTCTTGTAACGCTTGTTGAATTTCTCAACACGGCCGGCAGTATCCAGAAATATTTTCTTACCGGTGTAGAACGGGTGTGAGGCAGAGCTAACTTCCACTTTGATTACAGGGTAAGTTTTGCCATCTTCCCACTCGATGGTTTCTTTGGAGGTCATGGTTGAGCGCGTCAGGAATTTAAAATCGCTCGTAGTGTCCATGAACACAACTTCATTGTATTTTGGGTGAATTTCTTTTTTCATAACCAAAGTCTCTTTTTGCCACTTCTTTAGGGGCACAAAGATAGGGATAAAATGTTTAATTAAAAAGAAAACTTTACAAGGCGCTATTTAATTCCTTAACAGGCTTAACTTTGTGAATAAGTCTGCGTTTATTACTTAATTGAAAATTGAATTCGGTCCATTCCCGGGGTTTAGATAAGATCATGGTGTTTCATAACAAGCAGAAGACACGGCTACTCTTTATAGACGATGATGAAATTAATAATTTTATTCTGCAAGAGCTGTTTGCTGATGAACAGGACCTTACGCTAACTTTTTTTTCTGATAGCCCGGCTGCGTATGATCACCTGCGTTATACGGCAGAAGAAAATCCTGAAGAGCTTCCGGATATTGTGTTTATGGATATAAAAATGCCGATTCTGGATGGTTTTGAATTTCTGGACAGGTTGCAGGATGATGGCTTTTTAAACGATAAGCCTGTAGACATCTTTTTGCTTTCTTCTACCCTGGACAGCCGGGATGTAAAACGTGCGGCCAGTTATGCAAGAATTAAAGAATTGGTTACCAAGCCCCTGACCGTAGATAAGTTCAGAACCCTGGTTGCACGTCATTTTAAAAACGGGGTTACCTCTGATCATCGTAGCGACTCCTGAACTGCTCTATAATTTTAAGCATATTTTCCGGGAGGCGTTTCAGTACAGCGGACTCCAGTATATCCTCAATACCCCACATGGCCTCTCCGATAGCACCTGCGATGCAGGCTTGTGTGTCGGCGTCGCCACCCAATGACACGGCATTTCTGATGGCTTCTTCGGTGCTCTCAGCTTCCAGAAAACACTGTATGGCCTGCGGTACCGAACCAGCACAGCTCACATCAAAAGTATAGCTTTGCCTGATTTCTGCCACTGAGGCGGTAAGGCTGTAGCCAATATCCTTTTCTACCCATTCCCTGATTTCTGCTTTTGAGTGATTTTGCCGGGCCATCCAGACTGAACCGGCCACTGCCTGGGCACCCTTTATGCCCTTGGGATGGTCGTGGGTGGGCATAGCCGTTAAAGTAGCCTGTTGAAGGGTTTCTTCCAGCGAATTAAAAGCCCAGCCTACCGGGCTCACCCGCATGGCAGAACCATTGCCCCAGCTGCCATAGGCTACACTGCAGCGGCTCATGAGCCACTGGTAAAAGTTTTTGCCATAGCCTGCGTTTGGATAGCGACGGCCCCAGTGCTTAAGCGCAGCTGCATAGCTTTTGCCTGTTAGCAGGCTTTCCGCTATTGCCACCGTTAGCACACTATCATCGGTAAAAGCAGATTTTTCCTGCAGCAGCGGAAAGTTTGTTCGCTTGATAGGCGAAAACTCATATACAGATCCAATAATATCTCCTGCTATTGCGCCAATCATACCTAAAGAAGCCCATAGGGCCTGGTTTTGTTCTGTGTAATTCTCTATAAAACCTTACGCTGTACAAGAACAAAAGCGCCAGACTTGGGTAGTATAAAATAGTTGCGCAATTTAGCATCTTCAATCTATCCAACTGAAGAACAGATTTATGAATACTGTAATTGGGAACTGGCAGCTGCCTTTACGCACCAGCCTTTTATTGTGCATGCTGCTGGGTGTGTCGGGAAAGGGATTTTCGCAGGGCGCCATGGCTCCCATCGATAATCATTATTACCATCTGCTGGATCGGTACGAGATTGGCAGTGGCCGTTTTGCACCCTACCACACCAGCTATAAGCCTTACCGCCGTTTGCCAATTGCGCAGCTTGCCGATGCCCAGTACGATAGCCTGCAGCAAAGTGGTTCTGCAGCCGATAGGTTTAACATACAATTTCTGGCCAACGATAACTGGGAGTGGAGCGAGCGTGATCAGGTAGACCGAAAGCCCATTCTGAAATATTTTTACAGCAGAACCCCCGACCTCTTCAGCGTAGATACAAAGGATTTTAACCTAAGCATTAAACCGGTGCTCTGGTTACAGGCGGGCGTAGAAAACGACGGTCAGCCAAAGACCTACCGCAACACCCGCGGAGTGGAGCTTAGGGCAAATATTGAGGAGAAGGTAAGCATCTATACTTTTCTGGCAGAGAACCAGGTACGTTACCCTTTTTATGTGCGTGAGCGCATTAGGGAAAGAAGGGTAGTGCCCGGTGAGGCTTTCTGGAAAAGCTTTGGCGATGCCGGCCACGACTTTTTTACCGCACGTGGACATGTGAGCTTCAACCCTATCCGCAGCATCAACCTGCAGGTGGGGCATGAGCGCTTCCATATTGGCAACGGCATCCGTTCCATGATCCTGTCGGACTATGGCCCTGCTTTCCCTTATATTAAAATACAGACCAAGGTATGGCGCTTTAACTATACCAACCTTTTTGCTCAGCTCAGAGGAGATATTTCGGCCTCTAATAGTGGTGCTACAGGTAGTGTAAACTACCCTAAGAAGTTTTATGCCCTGCACCACCTAAGCCTCAATATTACTGATAACTTTAACATTGGCCTTTTTGAGGCAATTATGAGTGGCGATGAGCAGAGCAATGGCATAGAGGTTGATTATTTTAACCCGGTTATTTTCTACAGGGCGGTAGAGCAGTATGGCGGCAGTAACGATAATGCCCTGGTAGGCCTGGATGCCAAATGGAACCTATTTAAGCGTATCCAGCTGCACGGACAGTTTGTGCTGGATGAGTTTCTGCTGGATGCCTACCGCCAGGGCAATGGATGGTGGGGCAATAAGTGGTCGTCTCAGCTGGGCGGCAAGTATATTAATGTATTTGGCATTCCTAACCTGGATGGGCAGGTGGAGTGGAACCGGGCCCGCCCTTTTATGTACTCGCATCAGAGTAACTATACCAGCTACACCAATTACGGCCAGCCCCTGGCGCATCCGCTGGGTGCCAACTTCAACGAGCTGCTGGGCCGGCTTACCTACCAGCCGCTACCCCGCCTGGTGCTGGAGGGCACCCTGCTCACGGCCGATTATGGCACCAATCCGGCCAACGAAAACTATGGAGGCGATATTCTCATCAGCTACAATACCCGCACCCTTAACGAAGGTAACGTAATTGGGCAGGGACTTTCCAATAAACTGTTGATGGGCGATCTGCAGGTTTCTTATATGCTGGCCCACCGCCTGTGGCTGGAGGGCACCTACACCATGCGCCGCCTGGAAGCCGAGGCAAGTGAGAACCGTAATATGCAGCTCATCCAGTTTGGCATGCGCTGGAACATGGCCCGCCCCAACCAGCTGTTTTAGGAATGGTAGTGGTTACCGGTAAAAATCTAATGTTGTGCCTGTTTGCGTTTATAGCAATGGAGCAGGCATTGGCAGCTCATTCCGAACAACTAAAGATTAAAATCCATACCTTTGCGGGTAGTTAAAGACCTGTAGGGAATGAATTTATACTTTAGGCTACTTGCCTATGCGCGGCCCCTGGATACCCGTGTTCCAAAGTACATTATACTTACACTGCTTTCCATTGTTTTTGGAATAGTTCGGCTTACGCTGCTCATTCCAATCCTGAATGTACTTTTCGGGCAAACACCGGAAGCCGAACTGGAAGCATATACACAAAAGCCAGACTTTGAGTTTAGCCTTAATTATGCCCTAAGCTGGTTTTATTATCATCTCCTGCAGTGGAGGGATACCTATGGGGTTTTCGGCTCACTGGTTTTTGTATGTGTTGTCATCGTAATTTCCTCTCTGCTAACCAGCGTATTTACTTATCTTTCTAATATAGAGCTGGCGCACATCAGGGTGCAGGCTGTGAGTAACCTGCGAAAAGCGATCTACGATAAAGTGAGCCGCCTGCACCTGGGCTTTTTTACCAATGAGCGCAAGGGCGATATCATGTCACGTATTACCAATGATGTGCAGGAGGTAGAAAGCTCTATTGTGAACAGCATTACGGTATTCTTTCGGGAGCCTGCCACCATTATCGTCTATTTCATTGTGCTCTTCACTATTTCATACAAGCTCACCCTGTTTACTGTGCTGATACTGCCTCTCTCGGGATACATTATCTCAGGCATTGCCAAACGCCTGAAACGCAAGGCCAGGGAAAGTCAGGAGTCATTGGGGCGCATTGTAAACATACTCGACGAAACCATTGGCGGTATGCGGGTAGTAAAGGCATTTACGGCCAGGGGGTTTGTATTCGAAAGGTTTAGCAAAGAAGTAGATCATTATGGAGATGTAAACATCCACATGGCCCGCCGCAACGAGCTGGCCTCGCCTATTTCAGAGTTTCTGGGTATCTTTTTTGTGGTGTGCATTCTCTTATATGGGGGTTCCCTGGTTATCAGTGGCAACTCCGAGCTGAGCCCCGCCGCATTTATCGGTTATATAGCTATCTTCACCCAGGTGCTGCAGCCGGGTAAGGCAATCAGCAAATCCTTTACCAGCATTCAGCGGGGTCTGTCGGCGGGTGAGCGTATCTTCCAGGTGCTGGATGTGGTACCTCAGATCCAGAACAGCCCCAATGCTGTAGTCGTAAAAAGCTTTGATCACAGCCTTGAGTTTCGCAGTGTTTCCTTTGCTTACGATGATAAACGGGTGCTTAAAGGCATTAACCTGCATATCCAGAAAGGAAAAACCATTGCCCTGGTGGGGCCTTCCGGGGGTGGTAAATCCACGCTTGCCGACCTGGTGCCCCGTTTCTATGATCCTACAGAAGGAGCTATTTTATTAGATGGCCGCCCGCTCACAGATTATGATGTGGAATCCTTACAAAGCCTGATGGGCATTGTAACACAGGAGAGTATTTTATTCAATGATACTATTTTCAACAACATCGCCTTTGGCCTGCCAGATGCGCGGGAGGAAGATGTAATACGTGCTGCCAGAATTGCCAATGCACACGACTTTATTGTACAGACCGAAGAGGGCTATCAGACCCTGATCGGGGAGCGGGGCAGCCGCCTCTCCGGGGGGCAGCGGCAGCGTCTGAGTATTGCCAGGGCGGTGCTTAAAAATCCGCCCATCCTTATTCTGGATGAGGCCACCTCCGCGCTGGACTCTGAGTCGGAGCGCCTGGTGCAGGAAGCCCTGATGAACCTGATGCAGGGCCGTACCTCCATTGTAATTGCCCACCGGCTAAGTACCATCCAGCATGCCGATGAAATTGTGGTAGTGCAGCAGGGCCGGATTGTAGAAAGGGGCACCCATGCAGAGCTGCTCGAGCAGGAAGGTTTATATAAAAAACTATCACAAATGCAGACGGTGTAAGCCTGCTGCTTTAACAAACTAATCTGTTATCTCTTTCTTAACCATAAGTAATTTGCTAAGCCCATGAAAAACGCACGCTTTATTTTACTGATAGCAGGCCTGCTGTATACAGTTGTCACCATTATACTGATGATGCAGGAAGAATCGCTGTACAACAACCTGAACCTGCTGAACCTGCTGGATTATTTTAAATACTGGATGATGCTGGGGCTTATTATACTGGTGGGTTTGATCGTAACAGGCACTTTATATACCAGAAGCCTGGAAAAGCAAAACCGGCACCTGCTGCAGGAGCATGCGGCAACAAAAGCAAAGCTTTACGACATTGAACAAAAGCGCCTGGAGGAAGACGAGCAGGCCGGCCGCAGGATTGAATCATTCCGGCAATCGCTCGATAAAGGAAAGAAACCAACAGATCCGGATGCTCCCAGGGCTTGAAAATTTAAGAAATGGAAGGAATACAACTGATTGAACAACAGTTGCGGGAGGCTGCCCAGGTACTCGAAGCATTTGTCAGCAAGCCCCACAACCTGGAGCAGATCGAAAAAGCTGCCCAACTCATGGCAAAAAGTCTGGAGAAGGGGGGCAAGCTGCTTTCCTGCGGTAATGGAGGCTCTCACTGCGATGCCATGCATTTTGCTGAAGAACTTACCGGAAAATTTCGTGAAGAGCGCAGACCCCTTGCTGCCATGGCTGTTTCCGACCCCAGCTTTATCAGCTGCACGGCAAACGATTATGGCTGGGAGCATGTTTTCTCCCGCTTTGTGAGAGGTGTGGGGCGCAGCGGAGATGTGTTGCTGGCCATCAGCACCAGTGGCAACTCTATCAACGTACTGCGTGCAGCAGAGGTAGCCCGTCAGTCGGGCATCCCGGTAGTGGCGCTAACAGGTAAAAACGGAGGTAAGCTCGCAGAGCTGGCCGATGTGGAAATCAGGGTGCAGCATGGCGGCTATGCCGATCGCATCCAGGAGATCCACATCAAGGTAATCCACATCATAATACAACGCATCGAGCAAATCCTGAAAGTGGGATAACTGTATGTAAGAGGTTGATTGATGATCTGATCGTTGAAAGTACCAAACAGATAAGACAGGTTTATAGTCTTGTTTTCGTTGAACGGATTGATAGTCTCCCTCTCAAAACATTAGTCACCCTAAAAAAGTCTTACTATTGAATACAGGCGTTGATTGCCTGAGGCCCATTGTAACATTTAATACGGTATTCTAATATCAGGTACCAGATACCTACTACTCAACACCAATCAATATGCTGGCAAAAACTTATGGAAGCGCTGTGTTTGGGGTAAATGCCCGACTGATTACCATTGAGGTAAATGTAGCACAGGGCACTAAGTTTTTTATGGTAGGCCTGCCCGATAATGCCGTTAAAGAGAGCGAGCAGCGCGTAGATTCTGCCCTGAAGCATTTAGGGTACAGAATGCCACGCCAGCGGGTGGTGGTAAACCTGGCCCCGGCCGATATCCGCAAAGAAGGCTCTTCTTATGATTTGCCTATTGCCCTGGGGATCCTCCAGGCCTCGGAGCAGCTGGTGACTGAGGTGCTGGATCGGTACATTATTATGGGGGAGCTGGCGCTGGATGGTGTGCTGAGGCCCATCAAAGGAGCGCTGCCTATTGCCATAGAAGCCCGGAAGCAGGGCTTTAAAGGCTTTGTGCTACCCAAAGAAAATACCGAAGAAGCTGCCATCGTCAATAACCTGGATGTTATCGGGGTGAAGAACCTGCAGGAGGCAATAGACTTTTTTGAAGGCAAGATCAAGATAGAACCAGCCAGGCAAGATACACGCGATTTGTTCTTCCACCGGCAGGAGGCCTTCGATGTTGATTTCTCTGATGTGCAGGGCCAGGAAAATATTAAGCGGGCCATGGAAATTGCCGCAGCCGGCGGACACAATGTAATCATGGTAGGACCTCCGGGTGCCGGTAAAACCATGCTGGCCAAGCGCCTGCCCACCATACTGCCACCCCTAAGCCTGCACGAGGCCCTGGAAACCACAAAAATTCATTCCGTAGCCGGGAAGTTGGGCACCCATACATCGCTGATTGCCCACCGGCCCTACCGCTCGCCCCATCATACCATTTCAGATGTAGCCCTGGTAGGCGGTGGTGGCATTCCCCAACCTGGCGAGATCAGCCTGGCCCATAACGGTATTCTTTTCCTGGATGAGCTGCCCGAGTTTAAGCGAACGGTGCTTGAGGTAATGCGGCAGCCACTCGAAGAACGGCGTGTAACCGTGAGCCGTGCTAAAATCTCTGTTGATTTCCCTGCCAACTTTATGCTGATCGCCAGCATGAACCCCTGTCCGTGCGGCTACCACAACCACCCCGATAAAGAATGTGTGTGCCCGCCCGGCGCCGTGCAGCGCTATCTGAATAAGATCAGCGGACCACTGCTCGATCGCATCGACCTGCACGTTGAGGTAACCCCTGTTTCTTTCGATGAAATGACGGGCCAGCGAAAAACCGAAAGCAGTGCCAGTATCCGCGAGCGTGTAATTAAAGCACGGGAGCGGCAGAAGCAGCGTTTCGAAGAATACCCCGAGATACACTCCAATGCCCTGATGCCCTCGCAAATGGTAAAGGAAGTATGCCAGATTAACGAAGGTGGCAAAGCCCTGCTAAAACGTGCCATGGAACGCCTTGGCCTCAGTGCCCGCGCCTACGACCGCATCCTGAAAGTAAGCCGCACCATTGCCGATCTGGCCGATAACGAAAGCATACAGATAGAGCACCTGGCCGAAGCCATCCAGTACCGCAGCCTCGACAGAGAAAGCTGGGCCGGAGGATAAGCAATGAGCGGCCATGTCTTTTCTAAAAGTGGTTGCTTTTTTTCCAAGCCTATGGTCATGTCTGGCCTTACCCATCAGCTGCTCAACGCTAAAAAATTAGCAGTCAGCAGCTCGTTTTTAGGCAATAATGATTACCCGCAGGATGTAAACCTTATGCCATTCTTACCATTACTGTATCTAAAAAAGGATATAGGTAAATTCAATAAGGTTATTAACTTATGCGTTAGATGGTTTCTACCTGCACCACCCTGGGTGTTCTTACTGACATTTCATGAGAGTACTGCTGATCCTGTGCTTGCTGGTCTCACAGCTATCTTTTGCTCAAAACACAATACTTAGCGGTTTTGTAAAAGAGAAAGGTAGCCAGGAGCAATTGGCTGGTGTGAATGTGCACATCAGCGGCACCCAGGCAGGCACTGCTTCCAATGCTTATGGGTTTTTCTCCATTCAGCTGCCCAAAGGTCAGGAGGTAGAGATCGTCTTCTCATTTGTAGGATACCATAAAGCTGTTCATAGGATAACATCTCAAAAGGATTTAGTGCTGGATATTGAGCTTGTTCCAAAGGAGCAGGAGCTGGATGTGCTTTCAGTAACAGCTGAGGTTTCTCCTGGAGAAAATTACCTTGGCCATGTGCAGCTGCCGGTAGAGATGGTTAAGCAAATGCCAGCGCTCCTGGGAGAGAAAGACGTAATCAAAATACTGCAGCTGTTACCCAGCGTGCAAAGAGGTACCGAAGGCTCTACTGCACTTTATGTTCGCGGAGGCGGACCAGGCCAGAACCTGATCCTGCTCGACGACGCCCAGGTTTATAATGCCAGCCACCTCTTTGGCTTTTTTTCTACTTTTAATGGAGATGCCATCAAAAGCGTGGATTTCTGGAAGGGGGCTTTTCCGGCACGCTACGGTGGCAGAATTTCTTCTGTGATTGACATCAAGATGAAAGACGGTAATAAAGAAAAGCTGGCAGGTGAAGGTGGCATCGGGCTGCTTTCCAGCAGGCTCACCCTGGAAGGACCAATTCAAAAAGGTAAATCTTCTTTTCTGG of the Flammeovirgaceae bacterium 311 genome contains:
- a CDS encoding DNA polymerase III gamma/tau subunits-like protein (COG2812 DNA polymerase III, gamma/tau subunits), which gives rise to MRFADITGLEEVKEHLINSVQANHLAHALLFVGPTGSANLAIALAFATYLQCTSRRKSSEPAAAAEASLFGGTPEVAPAKTADTAIRDACGTCPSCQKMAKFQHPDVHWVFPVSSTSTVKGDHAVSKSFITEWRQFLGQSPYGSLSEWRHLYGGEDKQVNISKEESRNIIGSLTLKSYEGPYKIMFIWLPEYMHPSAANGILKILEEPPAKTIFILVTNDTEKLLATILSRTQIVKIRSFSDSEVARILNQQHELPIEKAEAVARLAAGNLQEALRLATEATDESFALFRDWMRLCYERQYSKLVSFSDDMGKMGRDSQRNLLLTGLNLLRETLVYPYASGDLVRLQSEELAFAERFSKVATPLKVQQMADLLNQTLYYFERNANPKIALLDLSLKLTSILRA
- a CDS encoding UDP-N-acetylglucosamine diphosphorylase/glucosamine-1-phosphate N-acetyltransferase (COG1208 Nucleoside-diphosphate-sugar pyrophosphorylase involved in lipopolysaccharide biosynthesis/translation initiation factor 2B, gamma/epsilon subunits (eIF-2Bgamma/eIF-2Bepsilon)) encodes the protein MNLILFDETTLRRQLLPLTFTRPIAALRCGILTLAEKWQHLLPDATVSHLTEDYLQQKFSLVKAADNLMVNGAICPTPALVSKIQLLEPGQCLVQHGTMLAFRGSAHVTDLYKNDAYVPVQELEWQESLTLIQHPWHIFRFNGEQLRQDFALVTRGRSSAGINDVHTRTYNEENIFVEEGAKIRAAVLNAEDGPIYIGKHAQVHEGAIIKGPFALCEHSNVNVGGKMRGDITIGPFSKVGGEVSNSVILGYSNKGHEGFLGNSVLGEWCNLGADTNNSNLKNNYANVKVWSYQKGGFLDTGLQFCGLIMGDHSKCGINTMFNTGTVVGVSANIFGDGFPRNFIPSYSWGGANGFTTYKFEAAMETAALVLERRDLNLDETERAVLQHVYEQTAQYRVWEKKG
- a CDS encoding hypothetical protein (COG0254 Ribosomal protein L31), which translates into the protein MKKEIHPKYNEVVFMDTTSDFKFLTRSTMTSKETIEWEDGKTYPVIKVEVSSASHPFYTGKKIFLDTAGRVEKFNKRYKK
- a CDS encoding response regulator of citrate/malate metabolism (COG0784 FOG: CheY-like receiver) → MVFHNKQKTRLLFIDDDEINNFILQELFADEQDLTLTFFSDSPAAYDHLRYTAEENPEELPDIVFMDIKMPILDGFEFLDRLQDDGFLNDKPVDIFLLSSTLDSRDVKRAASYARIKELVTKPLTVDKFRTLVARHFKNGVTSDHRSDS
- a CDS encoding ADP-ribosylglycohydrolase (COG1397 ADP-ribosylglycohydrolase), with amino-acid sequence MIGAIAGDIIGSVYEFSPIKRTNFPLLQEKSAFTDDSVLTVAIAESLLTGKSYAAALKHWGRRYPNAGYGKNFYQWLMSRCSVAYGSWGNGSAMRVSPVGWAFNSLEETLQQATLTAMPTHDHPKGIKGAQAVAGSVWMARQNHSKAEIREWVEKDIGYSLTASVAEIRQSYTFDVSCAGSVPQAIQCFLEAESTEEAIRNAVSLGGDADTQACIAGAIGEAMWGIEDILESAVLKRLPENMLKIIEQFRSRYDDQR
- a CDS encoding multidrug ABC transporter ATPase/permease (COG1132 ABC-type multidrug transport system, ATPase and permease components), giving the protein MNLYFRLLAYARPLDTRVPKYIILTLLSIVFGIVRLTLLIPILNVLFGQTPEAELEAYTQKPDFEFSLNYALSWFYYHLLQWRDTYGVFGSLVFVCVVIVISSLLTSVFTYLSNIELAHIRVQAVSNLRKAIYDKVSRLHLGFFTNERKGDIMSRITNDVQEVESSIVNSITVFFREPATIIVYFIVLFTISYKLTLFTVLILPLSGYIISGIAKRLKRKARESQESLGRIVNILDETIGGMRVVKAFTARGFVFERFSKEVDHYGDVNIHMARRNELASPISEFLGIFFVVCILLYGGSLVISGNSELSPAAFIGYIAIFTQVLQPGKAISKSFTSIQRGLSAGERIFQVLDVVPQIQNSPNAVVVKSFDHSLEFRSVSFAYDDKRVLKGINLHIQKGKTIALVGPSGGGKSTLADLVPRFYDPTEGAILLDGRPLTDYDVESLQSLMGIVTQESILFNDTIFNNIAFGLPDAREEDVIRAARIANAHDFIVQTEEGYQTLIGERGSRLSGGQRQRLSIARAVLKNPPILILDEATSALDSESERLVQEALMNLMQGRTSIVIAHRLSTIQHADEIVVVQQGRIVERGTHAELLEQEGLYKKLSQMQTV
- a CDS encoding phosphoheptose isomerase (COG0279 Phosphoheptose isomerase); translation: MEGIQLIEQQLREAAQVLEAFVSKPHNLEQIEKAAQLMAKSLEKGGKLLSCGNGGSHCDAMHFAEELTGKFREERRPLAAMAVSDPSFISCTANDYGWEHVFSRFVRGVGRSGDVLLAISTSGNSINVLRAAEVARQSGIPVVALTGKNGGKLAELADVEIRVQHGGYADRIQEIHIKVIHIIIQRIEQILKVG
- a CDS encoding Mg chelatase-like protein (COG0606 Predicted ATPase with chaperone activity) — its product is MLAKTYGSAVFGVNARLITIEVNVAQGTKFFMVGLPDNAVKESEQRVDSALKHLGYRMPRQRVVVNLAPADIRKEGSSYDLPIALGILQASEQLVTEVLDRYIIMGELALDGVLRPIKGALPIAIEARKQGFKGFVLPKENTEEAAIVNNLDVIGVKNLQEAIDFFEGKIKIEPARQDTRDLFFHRQEAFDVDFSDVQGQENIKRAMEIAAAGGHNVIMVGPPGAGKTMLAKRLPTILPPLSLHEALETTKIHSVAGKLGTHTSLIAHRPYRSPHHTISDVALVGGGGIPQPGEISLAHNGILFLDELPEFKRTVLEVMRQPLEERRVTVSRAKISVDFPANFMLIASMNPCPCGYHNHPDKECVCPPGAVQRYLNKISGPLLDRIDLHVEVTPVSFDEMTGQRKTESSASIRERVIKARERQKQRFEEYPEIHSNALMPSQMVKEVCQINEGGKALLKRAMERLGLSARAYDRILKVSRTIADLADNESIQIEHLAEAIQYRSLDRESWAGG